In the genome of Cyanobacterium stanieri LEGE 03274, the window TCTCCCCATTTTTGGTTTATGGTGCGGTGAAGGGCTAAAATTGCCATGGCTCGATGTTGTCCATCAACAATTATTAAAGCACTCTGTTTTTGGTTATATTTTAACACTCCTAAAGGGGTTAATTGTCCATTTAAAGTATGTTTTTCAAATTCAAATAAATTACCAAAACTCATGGATGTATCGTTTTGATGGGTAAGGGGAGGATAATAGGGTAATATACCTGATTTATCAATTCTTTTTGGGGCTAAAACTGCCAATATAGGCGGAAAAAAACGAGCATTAGAGCCACTTTCACCGAGTAGGTAAGGAATCAAGTCGTTAGCTACCCTAGAATCGTCTAAGTCTCTTTGTAGTAATTCGTCGAAGGTTAATTCATCAATTTTGAAAATTTCTCGCCAAGGCACCATTTGATCTGCTAAACTATTTTCCCAACTATTTTCTACCCCTGGCTTCATTTTTGTAAGTAAATATTGGGCGGTAATATGTTTATTTTCTGACTCAATGGTAAATTCTCCATAAGTACCATAAACATCTTGTTTTTGCACACCAAAGTTTAAATTCATAATTTTTATTTTGAATTATTTATTACATTTAAAAAACGATAAAGTAGTTCTTCTATTTCAATCTAAATCTAACCAAGCAGACATACGATCCCATAAAATATCGCAAATTCTTTCTGTTCTTTTTTTTACCAGACTTAAATCCCAATTTCCTGTTTCACCAACTTCAATTATTGATTTAATATGATGGGCGTGTTTAGCTTCTTGTAATAATTGAATAGTTGAATCATTTAACTTAATCCTTTTCTCTTTAGCTTTTTGTTTAATTGTTTTCAATTTATCTGGGTCTGTCTCTCCCAAATGTTGATAATAAAACCATTTTTCAAGCCAGTTTTTATTTGATGCAGAAATATTAATCGAGGTAGGTAATAAAGTTAGATTTCCTATTAGTTGATAATTATCATTTTCATATAAGTGTTTATCCCATGTATTGTTGTTATTGGGATTTTGAGGTGCAATATGTTCAATACTACTAAGTTCTTTAATCCATTTATTCGGATCTAAATAAGATATGGATGAACCATCTGTTCCTTTTTTCATTAAACCTAACTCTTTTGGATCCGAAATAGTATCATTTGAGGTAACAAACAAAGCAAACTTACATACTTTCTGAACGTTGTCATATTTTAGATAGTCAATAGCTTTACTTTTCCAATTTTCTTTTGTTCCGATATTTTCTTTTTTAAGAACATCTCTAAAATATGTTTTTAACTCTTTTGTTGTTAAAAATTTGTCCCCTTTTTCCCAAGACATTTTATTTTTAAGTAACTCTCTATATACATCATCTAAGCCTTTATTTTCTAAGGTCGAACGCCATAGAGTAAAAAATGCGGCAACAACTTGACAGGCGACGGCAAATTCTTCTGTTGCGTAATTCACCAAGTTTTCTCTATCGTCTTCTCTAATTTTTAATTCAGAAGAAATAGCCTGAGAATAAAAACGACTTAAAATCGTATCAGCCATTTTATGGTTAGCTTCTTTAAGATACAGCAAACATATTGAAGAGGTATTTTTTTGTGATAAATCCAAACATTTTAATTGGGGGAGAGATTTTTTTAAGTTATTTTCAGAATATATTATATCCTTACAATATTTGGCAATTTGCCCCATTTGACAAATAAAATTTTCCTTTTTATCGATAGATTCTTGCTGTTCAAATTTATTTATTAACCATTGTCTTTGAATGCTGAACTGTTTCCTTAAACTTTTTCCATCATAAGTTAAAGCAAATAAATTCAGATAATCATTCGTTCTTTTATTTTTACTAGAAGCACTTCTTAAGTTTTTCATTAAGTCCTCTATTTTTTGAAAATACTTATCAAAGTTTGACCCTAAGAAATTATTTTTATTATTTTCAAATATGTTTACAACTAAAGGTTTAAATGTTTCTATTGCAGTTAAAGGGGTACCTGTTGCATTGAGTGACTGAAACATATCAAAGGCTCTTACTTCTGATTGTGGTCGAATAACAGTAAAGCAACAGCGTTTAAATAGATAATGACAAAATGCAAATAATTGAACTACAGAACAAAGATTTTTTTCATTCTTATTCAGTTCTTCCAAAGACTTTTTACCACAATTATTAATTACCTCATATAGTTCATGACGTTCATAGCTCCAAAACTCTGATTGATCTACTGTTTTAAGTATCTGCCATGCAGTTGGACAATCATCATTCAAACCATAGGATTTTTCTATTTTAGTTAAATAACTTTGAATTTTTTTGATATTTTTATATACCAAAGAATTTTTATTTATATTTTCAAAAGTAAAGAAATTATTTCTATTATTTTCTATTTCAAAAATATTCTTAATAAATTGAGCTAAATATGATGATACATCTGATTGATAATTTTCACTTTCTGAACCTTCACAAGTCCAACAATCTGATGAACTTCTTATTATTATTGGTTTCCGTTCAGGAGAACCTCTTTGAAGATCAAATGAAAATATTTCTTGTAAAGACTTTAAATAAGTATTAATTGCTTCTCTTAATCCATCTAAATCTAAAGATGGATTTTTCATTGTGTTAGGCAGTTTTTGTTTTATTTCAAATATGTTTTGGTACAAGCAACAAGCTAATAACGCAATAGTTGATATTCTTTGTTGTCCATCAATTACATTATCAACACGAGTCGGAATAGCACGACTGTCTTGTGGTTGAATTTTTGATCTATCGTTTTCTGTACACAAAATAGTAGTACCTAAAAAGTGAATTGTTTGTTTGTTTTCCACTAATTCATAAACACCTGATAAAATATCTTCCATTAACTGTTCTACGTTATCTTCATCCCAAGCATATTCTCTTTGATAAACAGGGATATAATAAGCAGCACCTGCCTGTGTAAAAAAATCAAATATATCTTTGCTTTCTGTTTGAAAAATTCTTGTAATATCTAAATTATTCATAAATTCTAAAGTACTATAAGTTACACACTAGACAGGGTAGGGTAGAATCTTCCTCATCTAATACAGACTCCAACGCTTCTGCTAGGGGGCGATTCGGTGCTTTTTCTTGTTTACGGGCGATCGCCCTTTCATGTTGTGCTATAATGTCTTCTTTACGCTCCAAAAGCTGTAATAAAGTCTCTCCCTGAGTCCAGGTATAAGTTCTACCATCCCGATGATTTGACTCATATTCCACCGCCTTTGCAAACAAATCAGGATGATTCTCCGCCAACATCACCCACTCATACTTGCGTTGAAAGAAACAAAAAAAACAACCAGAGCGACTACGCCACTTATAATATTCAGGTAAACCGATACCGCTTTCCTCTAGCAAACGAATAATATCAGCCTTTACCAAACCCCTCTCTTTGAAAGGAAAAACAGGTTTAATATTCGGCTTTGTAGAGATGTAACCCTCCCTATTTTCATCCGCACGAATACCGATGTAGCTGATAGCCTCATCATCCCCCACAAATTCCTCAAAAGGCTTAATCTTCATTTTTACCGTACACCAGCGCATCTGAGGAGAAGGCAATAAACCATCATGAATCGCTAACCAATGATCAAAACCCCTTTTTTCGCTAAGATAATTTATTTTAATGCCTAAACGAGCCTGAATGCGATCGAGATAATCATAGGTTTCCTGTAACTCCTTATGAGTATCACAAAAAAAATACTCCATATCAGGGATTTCCCTATGCAAAAGAATAGCTAAAGCAGTGCTATCCTTACCCCCCGAAAGCCCTAAAACATGCCTAGTTTTCTTCCCTGTCATCAACAATATTTCAACGGTAAACTATGTTTCTTCCCATAGAATAGCAAGATTAAAGTCAGGGCGGTTGGACTAAATTTTATTAAATCAAAATTAATTTAACTCAAAACTAATCCCCTCGGTAATCCCCAGTAGTTTGTTAATTTTTTTAACCATAATGCCAATTAGTAGAAAACCCCTGTATTTCCGCCAAAGAAATCAAAGGTTTAAAAGTTTTTTGATAAGCCTTCATCAAAATCTCTAACTTCAATAAATCATTAGGCTCATTTATTTTTAAATCAGTTAAATAACAATCAATATATTTTAACCATTTATTTTTAGGTAAAATATCATGGGAAATCATTAACCCTTGATGCTGTAAGTTAATAAACTTTTCCAAATAGTTAGTAGCAGGAATATTATTGGATTTAGCCGAATTAACATTATGAATACTAGGAATTAAATTCCATAATTGATCATGGGCAACAAATGACCATGGTAAATAATGATCCACAGAAATACTTTTTTTGTCCAAAATATGACCAGAATAAATACATGTTAAAGACTCTTTTTCAAGAATTAACCTCCAGTATTTTGCCTGTTTAACAAGCGATTTACGTTTTACTAAAGGAAATAACTTTCTTGCTAAATTAGGAGTATTAGGATTATTTTTTTGCATATAATTTAACCACTCCCAAGCAACCCACCCCTTAAGAATTACAAAATTTTCTTTGATATAATTAATCCATTCAGGATGAATAATAACACCATCTATTGATTTATAATCCTCACTATTAAAACAATATAATGGCTTTTTTTTCTCAAAAAAATCTCGTGATAACTCAATCATTTTATAATTTATATTAGCATCTTTTGCTCCTTTTAATTCCTCTAAAAAAAATGGTCTTATTAAACGAAAAGGAACATAAAACATTAAGCTATTAATAACATCATCAACATTAGAATGACTAAGAATAGAAATTAAAATATCTTTTCTGGTAATAGCTTTTTTTTCTGACTGTATATTAAGTCTATCTAACTTAAGAGAAATTTTATCCTGTTTACCAAAAGATAATTTAAAAAATACATGGGGATACCAAGCATTAGCTAACATTTCAACTACTAAATCTCGAAAAGTAACTAACCCACAATTAAATAAATTTCTTTCTAAAATATCTAATAAAGCACTAAAAAAAAGATACTTATAAGAATTAGTAGTAGAGCTAAATAATTGACTTAAAGCTGAAATGTTCAGACAATGGGAAGAAGGTAAAGACTTATTATCAGTAAACATTAACAGTATGATCCATTAATCTAAATTATAATAACCTGTAAAGTGAATTATCATCCACTGTTTAATAAATCCCATGACTGATAGGCTATTATTTAATAAATTAAACTAAAATTAGTCGGATGCTTATAACATCCCCTCTAAATTAAGATAAGATTTGCTTGATGGTGGTTGCTAGGGATGCTCGTTACCTTGAAATGAGTTGTTAAAGCTAGAATACCTTGCCCGAAGACAAGGTAAATATTAACTTTTAGCCCCCTTTAGCAAAGGCTGCCATAACAATCAAAGATAAAGATAATCCTGGGATTAATAGTATTACTAGCATAAAAAATTGATCACTGGTCATAATATTTATTGCTTAAAAGTATTTACATTAACTATCATTTTAAAGGATAAGAAAAATAACAAATCTTAAAAGATAGTTTAAGTTGATGTTTAAGAGTCAGTGGAGTGAGATATGGTAGAAATGAAAGATTTTTTTCTAGGTTTATTCTTGTGGTTGGGAAGTTCAACTTTTTTGATGGTTTTTTTGAGTAGTCAAAACCCATCCCAAAATAAGTCTATCTCCACTCCTCGGCGTAAAAAATTATTACAAATTTCTGAACAACAAAAGATTATTATTGATAATTTACAAGGGCAATTGAATACTAAAACAAAAGAGTTACAACAAGCCCAAACAGATATTATTGAATTACAGTCTGATTTGAATGTTTCTAGTGAGGAGTTAGAATCTAGCCAAGATAAATATCAAGCCCTCCATAAAGAGTTTACCCGCAAGGTGGCTGATTTGACTAATAAAATACTGGAATTGGAACAACAAAACTCGTTTTTAACTCAAAAATGCGAGGTATTACCCAAGGAGGTAAGACAAAATTTACAGGCAAAATATTTTCAGCAGTTGGAGTCTTTATTGACTAATTATCCTACGGCGAAAATTATGGTTAGGTTTAAACCAGATTTACCCGCTAAGAGTGTGGTATGTCTATTAAAACCTTTGGAGGAGTTGTTGGCGGGGTGGGAGATAACTCCCGTTGGGCAACCATGGCGACGGGTAAATTTTAACCCTAATTTACACCAACCAGATGCTGATGATATTAGGGAGGGGGATTGGGTTTATGTGCGTTTTGTGGGTTATGCCCAACAGGATGAGGTTTTGGTTAAAGCGAAGGTGAGTCGTTTTTTACCAGGGCAAGAGGGTAACAAAACCCCCTAAAGTGGGGTGGTTTGGTTGAGAGGTGAAATTTTATTCTTCCTCTACTTGTTTAAGGTGGATATTTTTGCGTCCTAAAACAACTTCAAATTCATCCCCTGGTTTTAAGCCCATTTTTTCGGTGTAGGCTTTACCGATGGATAAGTTACCGTTAGATTGAACATTGATGCGGTAGTTAGCGCTTCTACCTCTTTTTTTTGCTTCGGTGGTGGAGTCGTTGTCTAGGCTAATGCCTTCGGCTTCTATGAGGGCATTTAAAAATTTTACCATGCTGACTCTTTTTTGTTTGCCTGATAGGGTGTAATATCCACATTCAATGGCTTTTTCTTCTCGGGATGCGTCACCCATCTTTTTTACTTTTTTGAGTAACTCTTTTCCTGTTAATGGTTTTTGTTTTTTTGACATTTACTTTTATTTTACTATTTTTTGACCAGCTATTTTTTTTTGATTTAAAAAAGACTAATATCTCTTTTTGTTTCTGATCTATAATATACTAAAATAGCATTTTTTAATTTTATTTCTAAACTTATTGTTCTTTTATATGCTATATCTGTTTTTTTAATATTTTTTCTTTGTATGAAGTTAACTACTAAGGGACATTATGCAGTTAAGGCTTTGTTAGATCTTAGTTTACAACCTAATTTTAAACCTACTTCTGTAAGGGCGATCGCCCTTAGACAAGATATACCAGCACCCTACCTAGAAAAGATATTAATAAAAATTCGTCAAGCGGGGTTAATAAATTCCGTGCGAGGGGCGCAAGGGGGCTATCAATTAGCTTATCAAACCGATCAAATATCCCTCGGACAAATATTAGAAGCAGTGGGGGAAAATTTAGAGTCAATGCCCTTAGATATTAATAGTCAAAATAATTCAGCTGACTGGGTTACAGTGGCTTTATGGCGTAAATTAAATCAAAAAATAAAACAAGCAATTTATAGTATAACTTTAGCCGATTTATATTATGATGCCCGTAGTCGTCAGGCTTCTCAGGGAGAAGAAAATAATTTTATCGTATAGGATGAAAAATGATTAATAACCGAGAAAAAAAGTATTGGTTGGCATGGTCAAATATTAAAGGATTAGGAGCAACATCTATCAGAAAAATAGCCCAAACTTTTGACAGTTTAGAAACCGCTTGGGGGGTTTCTTCGCAACAATTATTAACAGTAGATGGCATCGGTAAAAAAATTTCTGAAACCATCGATCAACAAAGAAGAAAAATTAATCCTGACGCTCTTTTTGAAGAACATATTCAAAAAAATCCGTTTTTTTGGTGTCCCAATGATAACCTATATCCCCATTTATTATCAGAAATTCCTAGCCCTCCTACTATTCTTTATTACAAGGGAAAAGTAGTAGAAAAAGAAAACAATGGTATTACCCCAATGATTGGTATTGTCGGCACTCGAAAACCCACCGAACATGGGCGCCGATGGACATATAATATAAGCAAGGCTTTAGCTCAACAGGGATTTATCATAGTGTCTGGATTAGCCGAAGGAATCGATACCGTTGCCCATCGAGCTTGTTTGGATGTGGGGGGGAGGACTATCGCTGTATTAGGTAATGGATTAGATCGAGCCTATCCCCTGAGTAATCGTGATTTGATGGCAGAAATCGCCGAAAAGGGCT includes:
- a CDS encoding Rrf2 family transcriptional regulator; its protein translation is MKLTTKGHYAVKALLDLSLQPNFKPTSVRAIALRQDIPAPYLEKILIKIRQAGLINSVRGAQGGYQLAYQTDQISLGQILEAVGENLESMPLDINSQNNSADWVTVALWRKLNQKIKQAIYSITLADLYYDARSRQASQGEENNFIV
- a CDS encoding DUF262 domain-containing protein, whose amino-acid sequence is MNNLDITRIFQTESKDIFDFFTQAGAAYYIPVYQREYAWDEDNVEQLMEDILSGVYELVENKQTIHFLGTTILCTENDRSKIQPQDSRAIPTRVDNVIDGQQRISTIALLACCLYQNIFEIKQKLPNTMKNPSLDLDGLREAINTYLKSLQEIFSFDLQRGSPERKPIIIRSSSDCWTCEGSESENYQSDVSSYLAQFIKNIFEIENNRNNFFTFENINKNSLVYKNIKKIQSYLTKIEKSYGLNDDCPTAWQILKTVDQSEFWSYERHELYEVINNCGKKSLEELNKNEKNLCSVVQLFAFCHYLFKRCCFTVIRPQSEVRAFDMFQSLNATGTPLTAIETFKPLVVNIFENNKNNFLGSNFDKYFQKIEDLMKNLRSASSKNKRTNDYLNLFALTYDGKSLRKQFSIQRQWLINKFEQQESIDKKENFICQMGQIAKYCKDIIYSENNLKKSLPQLKCLDLSQKNTSSICLLYLKEANHKMADTILSRFYSQAISSELKIREDDRENLVNYATEEFAVACQVVAAFFTLWRSTLENKGLDDVYRELLKNKMSWEKGDKFLTTKELKTYFRDVLKKENIGTKENWKSKAIDYLKYDNVQKVCKFALFVTSNDTISDPKELGLMKKGTDGSSISYLDPNKWIKELSSIEHIAPQNPNNNNTWDKHLYENDNYQLIGNLTLLPTSINISASNKNWLEKWFYYQHLGETDPDKLKTIKQKAKEKRIKLNDSTIQLLQEAKHAHHIKSIIEVGETGNWDLSLVKKRTERICDILWDRMSAWLDLD
- the dprA gene encoding DNA-processing protein DprA gives rise to the protein MINNREKKYWLAWSNIKGLGATSIRKIAQTFDSLETAWGVSSQQLLTVDGIGKKISETIDQQRRKINPDALFEEHIQKNPFFWCPNDNLYPHLLSEIPSPPTILYYKGKVVEKENNGITPMIGIVGTRKPTEHGRRWTYNISKALAQQGFIIVSGLAEGIDTVAHRACLDVGGRTIAVLGNGLDRAYPLSNRDLMAEIAEKGLILTEYAHGSRPERGNFPARNRIVAGLCRAVLVMEAPEKSGALITAHYATEFNRDVYTLPNTPDNFRARGCLRLIHKGAEIIVTTEELLSSLGAIPNLDQPEQLSLFTENGQGFRNDTKTGIPTLAKPEEPNLTPPLSIVYGAIAPEPTSLDTIVITTKMPMAQVSGILLQLELDGHISQLPGMKYKKTMDN
- a CDS encoding AbrB family transcriptional regulator, with amino-acid sequence MSKKQKPLTGKELLKKVKKMGDASREEKAIECGYYTLSGKQKRVSMVKFLNALIEAEGISLDNDSTTEAKKRGRSANYRINVQSNGNLSIGKAYTEKMGLKPGDEFEVVLGRKNIHLKQVEEE
- a CDS encoding phosphoadenosine phosphosulfate reductase family protein, with the protein product MTGKKTRHVLGLSGGKDSTALAILLHREIPDMEYFFCDTHKELQETYDYLDRIQARLGIKINYLSEKRGFDHWLAIHDGLLPSPQMRWCTVKMKIKPFEEFVGDDEAISYIGIRADENREGYISTKPNIKPVFPFKERGLVKADIIRLLEESGIGLPEYYKWRSRSGCFFCFFQRKYEWVMLAENHPDLFAKAVEYESNHRDGRTYTWTQGETLLQLLERKEDIIAQHERAIARKQEKAPNRPLAEALESVLDEEDSTLPCLVCNL
- a CDS encoding HNH endonuclease domain-containing protein: MFTDNKSLPSSHCLNISALSQLFSSTTNSYKYLFFSALLDILERNLFNCGLVTFRDLVVEMLANAWYPHVFFKLSFGKQDKISLKLDRLNIQSEKKAITRKDILISILSHSNVDDVINSLMFYVPFRLIRPFFLEELKGAKDANINYKMIELSRDFFEKKKPLYCFNSEDYKSIDGVIIHPEWINYIKENFVILKGWVAWEWLNYMQKNNPNTPNLARKLFPLVKRKSLVKQAKYWRLILEKESLTCIYSGHILDKKSISVDHYLPWSFVAHDQLWNLIPSIHNVNSAKSNNIPATNYLEKFINLQHQGLMISHDILPKNKWLKYIDCYLTDLKINEPNDLLKLEILMKAYQKTFKPLISLAEIQGFSTNWHYG